In Nerophis lumbriciformis linkage group LG01, RoL_Nlum_v2.1, whole genome shotgun sequence, the genomic stretch ccaaaacctgtatgtacctttcagcattaatggcgccttcacagatgtgtaagttacccatatcttgggcactaatacacccccataccatcacagatgctggcttttcaactttgcgcctataacaatccggatggttcttttcctctttggtccggaggacacgacgtcctcagtttccaaaaacaatttgaaatgtggactcgtcagaccacagaacacttttccactttgtatcagtccagctTAGATGAgttcaagcccagcgaagccgacggcgtttctgggtgttgttgataagcggttttcgccttgcgtaggagagttttaacttgcccttacagatgtagcgaccaactgtagttactgacagtggttttctgaagtgctcctgagcccatgtgatgatatcctttacacactgatgtctcttgttgatgcagtacagcctgagggatcgaaggtcacgggcttagctgcttacgtgcagtgatttctccagattctctgaaccctttgatgatattacggagcgtagatggtgaaatccctaaattccttgcaatagctggttgagaaaggtttttcttaaactgttcaacaatttgctcacgcatttgttgacaaagtggtgaccctcgccccatccttgtttgtgaatgactgagcatttcatggaatctacttttatacccaatcatggcacccacctgttcccaatttgcctgttcacttgtaggatgttccaaataagtgtttgatgagcattcctcaactttatcagtatttattgccacctttcccaacttctttgtcacgtgttgctggcatcaaattctaaagttaatgattatttgcaacaacaaaaaatgtatatcagtttgaacatcaaatatgttgtctttgtagcatattcaactgaatatgggttgaaaaggatttgaaaatcattgtattccgtttatatttacatctaacacaatttcccaactcacatggaaaccgGGTTTGTAAATATTCCTCCTTAAAAAGCGAGCATATTTGTTGTAATActtaacattaaaaaattaagttCACAGTACTCAAGCATAATTCTCCCAGGTTCCATCCATGTTAGCTCAATTACTCCATAACAACTAATCTTGTCTCGCCCTGTGGACAGCTTGCTCTTGGTAATTTCTTTGAGGATGGCCCTGAGGATGATGACATTGTGACTCTGCCTCAACCTGAAGTAGGATCCTCCGTGTCCAGGTCCACCGGCCCGAGGTAATGCTTGTAAACATTACTACTATTACTTAAAAAGGTCCCATATTCCACTTTCCGCCTTCCACTCTCATATTCATATACCACTATTTatcagaattttttttagaagTGTGTTAGCATTGATGCTGGAATTAAACCATTTTAAAAGGGCTTTAGTAAACACTACTGTCAGTGTgtgtgtagctttaatgctaatgagctgtgtgtcTCCAAGAAGCGCTACTGTGTAcgtcaggggtgcccattacgtcgatcgcgagctaccggtcgatcgccagccaggcattaaaaaaaatagacctacaaATTAGCGattatcaatcttcaccaagacgtcactttcgtcacctgattgacattcacggcaccagagggtcttctgagatggcgCTGGCTTCTgcgagctcattattaagaaaaaatgacagccagtaaggtaagaaacactttttatttcaacagactctcgcgccgtatatgccgtcaaaactctaaagaccgaccgcacagttcctatcttcacaataaaagcgctgcttcatcctgcctgcactaacaaaataagaatCTCAGAAAGGTAGTTTTTGAGACATGTGGGACATTGACGGAGTTTGCCAAAAAACAAcccctttcatgtggtattagacagaaaagagGACTGTTTTTCTcctacatttgaaaatgtggacattatcagcactactgtctgattccaatcaatgcaagtcaacataatcaggtaatacaccaacttatattcttgtcttcataaaagaaaggaatctatgtgttaaacatgcttgtattatcattaaacacctttaacttgttaacaaaaccgtctctttcataaataaataaatataaatgatgtatATGAATGAGTAAGGGTGTAGCGGTACACaacaattttggttcggtacgtacctcgatttaaaggtcacggttcggttcattttcggaacagtaagaaaacaacaaaatatacattttttggttatttaccaaagttgtaaacaatggctttatcctttttttttattttttttttatgtcctgtccagcttctcaggcaaatcatatagttgatgtagatgcccatgtcggctgttcagatttactttacaaaagagaagtgtaggatacttctcttgttgccttatttgtatttgactttattaaatgtatttatattatcatttagtgcagccgggccggagcaggaggggatagaaagagaaaaaaaagaagacagagggggaaattgtggggacaagagggggattagacagagagacaaaaacaacaacagcaaacaacaacaacaacaacaacaatagagcaacatcagcaaatatgacatgtacaaatatgatggtaaaagtaatagcaaataagcagttagcgaaaaataaaaaataatacagaaatgacaatgagcattattacactacaaatggatcaatacaaataccaatagaaatagcgctattgataatgaacaataccaataatttacctttattatcaacaatacagttgtttaaatgcaacaatacatatacgtaatgataacttgagatacgaaagaatgcagaaaaatggagggggagaaagagaagcaacctacattaaccttgtagattgttatagtcacaataggttaagctttgtcagtgtgccatgtgttacacccagtttaccctagggcaacaacgttaatatatgtttgatgaaacgtgattatgtgcatgagtgtaagtatgcatatgtacttgtatatgtacagaatgtgtatatgtgtttgtacaatgaatgtatatgtacagaatgtgtatatgtgtttgtacagtgaatgtatatgtacagtatgtgtatgtgtatgtttgtatattgaatgtgcgtgtggatgtacgaacattaggtaggtaaatatgtactgtatttgtgtatgtatgtgggagcgtaggtacctatgtacgtatgtgagcatatgtgaatttgcatgtacaatacattcgactcccagagtgcgtgggagccagagcacggccccatcacccccgagagcccaacccacaaacaggaggcgtggtgcccagggaaccagggaccaccgcccccacgcagccaagccggccagcgacaggaaccccagagcccgacccaccgtaccgcccacaagggccagcagcaggccacagacagacgcacccggcagaggacagggcacgagaaaagcaggggacagccagaccccaagccagcgagagaccacaccccacacgggcagaaaggcgagacgccccgcccgagggacccagagactccccgcaaccggacgggaagaccgcccccgccccaccggcaaccgggcccccacgagcccaccccccacccccggagagcgcggcgaggccagcccccggccaccccacccaaaccggccgccgcaggaccacccaggcacagggccacgggaaccacccaccccacccgcagggaccccaacgatggagatggaacaaccagcaaccgccccgccgaagcccccccctgagggaggggaaaaaattaaaaaataatattaataaaatatatttaaaaaataaataaataaattaattaattaattaataaaaaaaaaaaaaaaaagaattaaaagaagatcacagacatgctgacaaacaaggtcactaccccagcaactggccgactcgcagcacctcggaataccttgcagcaccaagctaccacaatagacgcagggactaggcccaacaggccccaaccaagacgggcacccggaagggatggacagcgggacccaggagctccagacacgcagttcggatgcagtagcctgaggcgtcgacccccgtctgacaggcaggcccagagcgtacccccagaaatatacatacatacatacatacatacatacacacatacacatacacatacacacatacacgtatacatacccacacatacacatatatacatacacatatgtacacatacacatatataaacatacatacatacacacacatatacatacatatacacagttcgtcagccatcacgcgcgcgcgctgccaccagtcacaacatcagccacacccctgcaccagacccagcagccacgggcgcccacaccacaaacaaacggcagcagaaacagcagccgcaataaccccagacagccagcaccagccaatcaaatcaaagcgatcaaagaaaaactgcaaccagcaaccacacgccaccagggccacggagaccagccggcgccagcccgccggtcagcccgaacgccaacacgcaaacaagagacaccaacaacccccccaaccaaaaggcccccccccccaacccaaacccgcacaaacacaccaccgcccaaacaaccgggacacagcatccagaccagacacgggggctgctccgccaccacaccaagtcaccaacagagaccccacagcgcaaggtcgggccacacgggcacggaccccatccaacaggaagtgagatccttttaacattgggaacactataataattctgcccaaaaatagaaatagatctgtgtgtgatggatgtgagtcatgaatgctaagcataagaataacatacatatacacacatggtcaattgccagggttcatgtggtcaacatatatcaaataaaaactaaaataagataaggctcagaatgatttcttaacaaaacctttccacatataaagtgctttttttgattgattgattgagatttttattagtagattgcacagtacagtacatattccgtacaattgacaactaaatgtaaaatttcccccagggatcattaaagtactttttattctattctattctaaatggtaacacccgaataagtttttcaacttgtttaagtcggggtccacgttaatcaacattaaactgcctcaaattggCCTGcgaacctgcagcgaagcggggtgtgccaggaccggctgcgagatcagcgacaggtgcgtagatagcCCAAATGGGCCtgtttgtctaatcacctgtcgctctgttaaaaggcagcagccaggGAGGAGAGGAGAGTTGGAGATGGAGCACGAACGAGAGCGAGACTGACACAGACAAAaatacaattgctgaaaagcccaAGAAGGAagatttattgcaaaataaacacCATTGTAAACCTGGAAGAGCCTGtcatgtcggtgcttggtggtccgaagaaccccgaAGCTTACTGTATAGTTTTTATCAATTATTTCTTTGGtataagagcatgatgtagacaaaagctcaagagtctgtctgcataaagccaaatattttttagagtaaattattgcatcttgttctaatgtgtggcaccttgaaacAAGAGTATGTTGGTTTGCCGTCTAAAAGTAAGCGGTTTTCTTAGTTATTTTTCGCATTTCttgtacaaaatataaaaatcgcaaatcgaaTCACAATCGTGCAGCCCACTTGAGAAACACTAGCatcgctatgtgagctacatgatgactttacattgaacataatgttaggttagcaacactaaaaTAACTATTTAAACTAAATTCTCACATatattttaacaccatgctaggttagcaacatatGTGAAGTACACGCTAACTTTACTTGttactgtcacgccaaatttcttccccctacaaaaaccttccttccccccatttacttccggggtcatttcctcttacgtcatttcctcttacttatgtcatttcctcttacgtcattgacagcgatcgatagaatccaaatctcctgaaaatggtggtgtcactgaatgacatctatctttcccaggggacttatgtcaaacaccagcaggcttggAAAAATTCCAGGCAGAGTGTTAGGGAAAttttcaggcggagtgttaggaaaaattccaggcggagtgttagggccgctgctggtaacttctgtcttcgtggtaacgtgcaaaaaatattaattaatatataatactgttaaatgtctgtactttaaatcaacattattgttgaaaccatttcactaatattaattaatatataatactgttaaatgtctgtactttaaatcaatattattgttgaaaccatttcactaataattaatatataatcaggaatatcctcaagttaatttgtccgattaatacagatGTTTTGTTAACGCtacattataaaaaataattaaaaaaaacaaaaacaagtatccttccagcgacgggcagtcaaagccgaagtgttatggatcgctgtcaatgacgtaagaggaaatgacgtaagtagggggaaatgacgtaagaggaaatgaccccggaagtaaatagggggggaaggtttttgtagggggaagaaatttggcgtgacattaccataatgctaggttagcaccactagcatagctatgtgagctacatgcaaaCATTACACTTTAGCATCATTGTTcttggttagcaacactagcatagctatgtaagatacatgctaactttacatttTACCATCATTAAAAAGTAGACTTTGCACAATAGAGAACACCTTTAGCATCACAATTGGTTAGGCTTTGTAATGGCTTCACGTATCAATGCTGTTTTTTCTTTGTCAGCTCTCAGCACAGAGTGACGTCCTTCAGAGACTTAATGCACGAGGCTGAAGACGAAAGTGACGAGGAAGAAGGTCAAAGGTTAGTTGGTTTTTCGGGGTTAGCGTCGCCTCCTTTCAAATCTGTGATGCTGATTTCGCCTTCATAGCCTCACCTTGATGTCCGTCTTTTCAGGTTCTTTGCGGGGGGATCAGAGCGCAGTGGGCAGCAAATTGTGGGGCCTCCCAAAAAGAAGAGTCCCAATGACGTGGTGGAGGATCTGTTTAAAGGGGCCAAGGAACACGGAGCCGTGCCTCTGGACCGCAGTGGAGGGGGCTCGGGTGAATCCAGCAAAGCCAAAGTAAACGCCTTTGAATGAAATACTGCTTTTCcttactgtacttgctgctttaaCATGCATGTGTTCTCTCAGGCCTTTGATGGAGGGGGATACCGACTGGGAGCAGCCCCTGAGGAGGAGTCTGCATATGTTTCTAGCGGGAGACGCAATGCCAACGCACAACAGGACGTGAGTTGTTACCATGGTGATTCCATAAGCAGGGAGAGGTTACACACCCATCTTATGACGACATACGTATAGTGTACACACTGTCAAGTTGGGTTGAGCCATACTTCAAATTTTGTTTGCGATGTGATACTCATTAAATACAGGGACAGTATTGCAGGTGACAATACTTTTTACTTCAATTATTCAACATCCTCTATGATTTTGTGATTTTGCctttaattcatacttgccaaccttgagacctccgattgtgggggttgggggggggggcgtggttgggagcgtggttaagaggggaggagtatatttacagctagaattcaccaagtcaagtatttcatatatatatatatatataaagaaatacttgactttcagtgaattctagctatatatatatatatatatatatatatatatatatatatatatgagagaaatacttgaatttcagtgttcatttatttacacataccgtattttccgcactataaggcgcaccggattattaggcgcaccttcaatgaatggcatatttcataactttgtccaccaataagccgccccggactataagccgcgcctacgctgcgctaaagggaatgtcaaaaaaacagtcagataggtcagtcaaactttaataatatattgaaaaccagcgttctaacaactctgtcccaaaatgtacgcaaatgtgcaatcacaaacatagtaaaattcaaaatagtgcagagcaatagcaacataatgttgctcgaacgttaatgtcacaacacacaaaataatcatagcgctcactttctgaagttattcttcattcgtaaatccttcgtcttcggtgtccgaagtgaaaagttgggcaaatgtgagatccaaaatggccggttccgtctcgtcgaagtcatcggagtcagtgtcactgttatccagcagttctgtgaatcctgccttccggaaagctcggaccacagttgtgaccgaaatatctgcccaggcatttacgatccactggcagatgttggcgtcgtctggcgctgcctccctgtcttagtgaatgtgtgttcgccttctgtcatccattgttcccacgcagttagcagtctagcttcgaatgccctgttgacaccaatatctagcggctggaggtcttttgtcaatccacccggaatgacggcgagtattgaattaagcgcgtaagcgtgtcttttaatgtgatgttatgagctagcaaatatagcaactacactacccagcatgcaacgatagttacgagcatgcgcggtagccctgagaagcgttgttgtatgctgggagttagaatgtggttatgagcacgctgtgagtaaacgttgagaactcagttaacacgcctcgtctgcattatttataattagacagacaacacacttaataggagccattttggggtctttacataaacacacaaatggaaatgaaacgtcacatatcccagcatgcaccgcgcgcttcttcgtcatccactgttcccacgcagttagcagtctagcttcgaatgccctgttgacaccaatatctagcggctggaggtcttttgtcaatccacccggaatgacggcgagtattgaattaagcgcgtaagcgtgtctcttaatgtgatgttatgagctagcaaatataacaactacactacccagcatgcaacgatagttacgagcatgcgcggtagccctgagaagcgttgttgtatgctgggagttagaatgtggttatgagcacgctgtgagtaaacgttgagaactcagttaacacgcctcgtctgcattatttataattagacagacaacacacttaataggagccattttggggtctttacataaacacacaaatggaaatgaaacgtcacatatcccagcatgcaccgcgcacttcttcttcttccgggggcgggtggttgcttacagtacaagaagaagcgcttcctgttctatgggggcgggtgcttaccttggcggttgcttgcgtagaagaagaagcgcttcctgctctaccgggaaaaaagatggcggctgtttaccgaagttgcgagaacgaaactttatgaaaatgaatcttaatatttatccatatataaagcgcaccgggttaaaagccgcactgtcagcttttgagtaaatttgtggtttttaggtgcggctaatggtgcggaaaatacggtatacacacataacactcatctactcattgttgagttaagggttgaattgtccatccttgttctgtcactatttttctaaccatgctgaacaccgtctctgatggtgcattctgcttcgtctccttgttgtgtgcgcagttgtgcactgcactctctaaaagccctaggtgttattgtcacatatgcatgtacagtagattgcagtattgtcctgtttaagagtgtcacaacattgccgtttacggcagacgaactgctttacggtagaggaaaacgtgaccgctgttgtgtgttgttgccgcgctgggaggacgttaatgaaactgcctaacaataaacccacataagaaaccaagaactcgccctcgatcattctacagttataacgtgattgggcaggcacgctgtttatattgtgggaaagtggatgtgaaaacaggctgtcgacacgtcactcaggtccgcctgaatttcgggagaaaatttgtcccgggaggttcttgggagaggcgctgaatttcgggagtctcccggaaaatccgggagggttggcaagtatgctttaattaCAATTAACACAGGACAAAGATTTGAGACGAatgcccaaaaaatgttcaacaaacttatttttgttattaatttattgatatggggacggcgtggcacggttgggagagtggccgtgccagcaacctgagggttcctggttcaatccccaccttctacgaaccttgtcacgtccgttgtgtccttgatgggtggtggttagggccttgcatggcagctcccgccatcagtgtgtgaatgtgtgtgtgaatgtggaaatagtatcaaagcgctttgtgtaccttgaaggtagaaaagcgttatacaagtataacccatttaccatttatatgtAAATACAGCAATAAAAGCCAAAATAATTAAATGATTTTCTCTTACTGCATACAATATTTTGAACAAAATCAATATCAATTCAATtgtgaaaaataataattaaaaaacaactatTAAACCCTTTAAAAACCTCTTTATCAATTCCAACAAcctactattattattgttgtaattataaagatatatatatatatatatatatatatatatatatatatatatataaagtagttggccctgcgatgaagtggcgacttgtccagggtgtaccccgccttccgcccgattgtagctgagataggctccagcgccccccgcgaccccaaaagggaataagcggtagaaaatggatggatggatggatagtttgatTATATCAAGTAAAATCCCCAACCAGTAGAGGTTGTAGTTATTAATTCATGCCTGTTTGGTTAGCTGCCAAAATGGGCGGCAATACACATGTAAATATGAAATAAAGTGTGTGGTTATAATATTTTCCCCTTATATAACTTTTAGTCAGACTTCAAGTATTTGAATGTGAAAAGGTTTAGATTAGAGTCTAGTGTTGTGTTAGCAAATGGTCTTTTTTTAATCCACAGCGATTCTCTTCTTTTTTCCACGCTGGTATGATGGCTTTTTGGGACTCATTTTGAGTTAACAAAGCAGATAAAACTAATTAAACGGGGGTAAACGCACAAAAGGCACACATACTGAAGGGCTGAGAAGTGAGTGTGTCTTGTGCTGAAAGTAAGTGGGAGGCTCTGCGGCGCCTCAGCTACAATGATACACCCTGCGTTTTTGTCTGCAGGCCTGAAAACGAATGACTAAGACCATGTATTTATCTTAGCTACAAACCGTTTAATTGATGTATTATGTTAACTACTAATTGTTTATTTGATATATTTATGTTAGTACTAATTGGTGATATGATGTATTTGTTAGTACTAGTTTATTTGATGTATTTGTTAGCTACAAACTGTTTGACATATTATGCTAGCTACTAAttgtttatttaatgtatttataatCGTACAAATTGTTTATTTGATGTATTTATGTTTGTTCTAATTGGTGATTTGATGTATTTGTTAGGTTCACGTGGTGCTGAAGCTATGGAAGTCAGGCTTCAGTCTGGATGAAGGCGAGCTCAGAAACTACAGTGATCCTGGAAATGCTCACTTCCTTGAAGCCATACGCAGAGGGTCATTATTCCCTTTATTATTGTTGAAACAAGAATTAtcgtcagttgtttttttttagagacATCCCGTCACACTTCTACTTTAAATATAGTGCCACTCTTGCATACTTGTAGAAAATAAGACTTTGGCTAACTTGTGTTACAGAGAGATTCCCCTAGAGCTCAGGCAGCGTTCTCGGGGGGGTCAGGTGAACCTGGACATGGAGGACCATAGAGACGAGGACTTCAGCAAACCCAGAATGGCCTTTAGAGCCTTTGGAGGAGAAGGACAGAAACTAGGATGGTGATTATCTGGCCAATGTAGCGCAGCAGCCTAattgaatgaaaacaaaactatgtttatgactagagatgtccgataatatcggccgataaatgctttaaaatgtaatattggaaattatcggtttcaaaaagtaaaatgtatgactttttaaaacgccgctgtacgcagtggtacacggacgtagggaaaagtacagagcgccaataaaccttaaaggcactgcctttgcgtgccgtcccaatcacataatatctacggcttttcacacacacacaagtgaatgcgaggcatacttggtcaacaaccataaagatcacactgagggtggccgtataaacaactccaATAATAAATTTGGCAGTgccgtgttggaattttttttcatatcttgaattgatttattttggaaaaccttgtaacattgtttaatgcatccagcggggcatcacaacaaaattaggcataataatgttttaattgcacgactgtatatatcagtatcggttgatatcggaatcggtaattaagagttggacaaaaaagccattatcggacttctCTATTTATGATCCATATTTATTTTACCTGGAAACTTAGTCATGTGACTCAGCAATATTTCTCAGTATGGTGCACCACAAAGACAATGGTTGGTTTCCTTTCAGAGTACTTTCAGTTTGTGAGAGATGAAGACTTTGCCAGTTGATATTCATGTCTTAGAAGCTCACATACACAAGAATGACACTATTTATGTCCAATTAAAATGAAAGAACCCCCCTCGTTTCTCTCATAGTGCCACCCCACACTTGGTGGCAGCTCCCGCCTCCCAGCAGGACCAGGCAGCCAACGAAGCCCAGGCCAACGCGGGCGTGAACTTGGACACCTCGCAGCCCGTCACTAGTATTCAAATACGACTGGCGGACGGCGGCAGACTGGTTCAGAAGTTCAACCATACCCACAGGTGATGATTTGTTTTCCTGGCACAGGACAGCAACTACTTTGTCATATTTCATAAGAGTTAAAGAATGATCTGGAATAGTATCACTTCAAATAATCATAAATTCATCTCAACGAGCATATAAAGAATTACTTTTAAGTGGGGGTTTTTAATAGTTTGTCTTAAGGCTTGGTGATTTTATGATTGTTTGTAATTTTAGGTCAAATACTGTTATAAGCGGTGAGCATAATAACTAGATACGTCAACATGTTGTAGCAGCCATGCTAATCGACATGCCCACGTTGCGGCCATTGCAAAAGTTCCACTTTTCAACACCAAAAATATAACGAGAGCACATTACTGGTcaccttatgttaccattagtggtttaacagagcgTGTATTTTTGCATTTCTGTATTCTTCACAATCACTTTAGGATaggatgtgcagctgggataggttccagcaccccccgcaaccccataaGGTACACGcgatacaaaatggatggatggaggatagacttaaaggggacctattataattaaaaaaactctTACTTTTCGTACCTATTTGTACCTGCAgtagtgtatttgggatctgcattagtttTGAACATTTAAAATCAAACCGTAAAGGCATtggagagatatttataaaataatcttgccttcgtt encodes the following:
- the nsfl1c gene encoding NSFL1 cofactor p47, which produces MASQEEAVRDFINVTGVDEERARFFLESTSWNLQLALGNFFEDGPEDDDIVTLPQPEVGSSVSRSTGPSSQHRVTSFRDLMHEAEDESDEEEGQRFFAGGSERSGQQIVGPPKKKSPNDVVEDLFKGAKEHGAVPLDRSGGGSGESSKAKAFDGGGYRLGAAPEEESAYVSSGRRNANAQQDVHVVLKLWKSGFSLDEGELRNYSDPGNAHFLEAIRRGEIPLELRQRSRGGQVNLDMEDHRDEDFSKPRMAFRAFGGEGQKLGCATPHLVAAPASQQDQAANEAQANAGVNLDTSQPVTSIQIRLADGGRLVQKFNHTHRVSDLRQFLVAARPAMAAREFVLMTTFPSKELSDESETLQQANLLNAVIVQRLQ